The following are encoded in a window of Bacillota bacterium genomic DNA:
- the aroC gene encoding chorismate synthase has protein sequence MLRYLTAGESHGPALTAIVEGLPAGLAVEAGYLDRQLVRRQGGYGRGKRMTIEQDRVRILSGVRGGLTLGSPVCLQIENRDWANWAETMAPGPEADTGDRVVTRPRPGHADLAGALKYGHQDVRNVLERASARETAARVAAGGLARRLLEELGVEILGLVVRIGRVQAHIPDVPLDALRARIAESRVMCPDPYAGLSMVEEIDRARDDGDSLGGVFELHALGVPPGLGSYVQWDRRLDGRLAGALMSIQAVKGVEIGAGFEGAARRGSEVQDEIFHDGGKGFYRATNRAGGIEGGVTNGEPVVVRVAMKPIPTLRRPLKSVDLVSLAPSEAAFERSDICAVPAACVIGEAVLAFELARACLEKFGGDSMTELLDNHRRYLESIRPTPAGG, from the coding sequence TTGCTGCGTTATCTTACGGCCGGGGAGTCGCACGGGCCGGCTCTGACCGCTATTGTGGAGGGACTGCCGGCCGGACTCGCCGTGGAGGCCGGCTATTTGGACCGGCAACTGGTCCGCCGCCAAGGAGGTTACGGCCGGGGTAAGCGGATGACGATCGAACAGGACCGGGTGCGGATTCTGTCCGGCGTCCGGGGCGGGCTCACTCTGGGGAGTCCGGTCTGCCTGCAGATCGAAAACCGCGACTGGGCGAACTGGGCCGAGACCATGGCGCCCGGCCCGGAGGCGGACACCGGCGACCGGGTGGTGACCCGCCCCCGGCCGGGGCACGCCGACCTGGCGGGGGCGCTTAAATACGGGCACCAAGACGTGCGCAACGTGCTGGAGCGGGCCAGCGCGCGCGAAACGGCGGCGCGGGTGGCCGCCGGCGGCCTCGCCCGGCGCCTGCTGGAGGAGTTGGGGGTCGAAATCCTGGGCCTGGTGGTGCGGATCGGCCGGGTGCAGGCCCATATTCCGGACGTGCCGCTGGACGCCCTGCGGGCCCGGATCGCCGAGTCCAGGGTGATGTGCCCGGACCCCTACGCGGGCTTAAGTATGGTGGAGGAGATCGACCGGGCGCGGGACGACGGGGACTCACTGGGCGGCGTGTTCGAACTGCACGCTCTTGGGGTGCCGCCGGGTCTCGGGTCGTACGTCCAGTGGGACCGGCGCCTGGACGGGCGGCTGGCCGGGGCGCTGATGAGCATCCAGGCCGTGAAGGGCGTGGAGATCGGCGCCGGGTTTGAAGGCGCGGCCCGGCGGGGTTCAGAGGTGCAGGACGAGATCTTCCACGACGGCGGGAAGGGGTTTTACCGCGCCACCAACCGGGCCGGCGGCATTGAGGGCGGGGTCACCAACGGGGAGCCGGTGGTGGTGCGGGTGGCGATGAAGCCGATCCCCACCCTGCGCCGGCCGCTGAAGAGCGTGGACCTGGTTTCTCTGGCGCCTTCCGAGGCAGCCTTTGAACGTTCCGACATCTGTGCGGTGCCCGCCGCCTGTGTCATCGGGGAGGCGGTGCTGGCCTTCGAACTGGCGCGCGCCTGCCTGGAGAAGTTCGGGGGAGACAGTATGACCGAACTCCTGGACAACCACCGCCGCTACCTGGAAAGTATCCGCCCAACCCCGGCGGGGGGATGA
- a CDS encoding shikimate kinase, with amino-acid sequence MRNVVLIGFMGTGKSAVGRRLARILHRPFLDTDAEIERLIGKPVRRIFIEDGETRFRSEEALLCRKLAVPRGLVVATGGGIVLNPENVADLRKGGVLIGLSADPEVIYQRVRRKQSRPLLRGDVQARVRELLEARAHAYGAAEFTVDTGKHSLPKTVGLIMGFLKERGYLEAGSDGQSGGVPELPDIPR; translated from the coding sequence TTGCGCAACGTGGTCCTGATCGGTTTCATGGGCACCGGCAAGAGCGCGGTGGGCCGGCGCCTGGCCCGGATTCTGCACCGGCCCTTTCTGGATACCGACGCCGAAATCGAACGGCTGATCGGCAAGCCCGTACGCCGGATCTTCATCGAAGACGGGGAAACCAGGTTTCGTTCGGAAGAGGCGCTCCTTTGCCGGAAGCTGGCCGTGCCCCGGGGGCTGGTCGTGGCCACCGGAGGCGGCATCGTGCTGAACCCGGAGAACGTGGCCGATTTACGGAAAGGCGGCGTACTCATCGGCCTTTCGGCCGACCCCGAAGTGATTTACCAGCGGGTCAGGCGCAAACAAAGCCGTCCGCTGCTGCGGGGCGACGTCCAGGCCCGCGTCCGGGAACTCCTGGAGGCACGGGCGCACGCTTACGGTGCGGCGGAATTCACGGTGGACACAGGCAAGCACAGCCTGCCGAAAACGGTGGGCCTGATTATGGGCTTTTTGAAGGAGCGGGGGTACCTTGAGGCGGGAAGTGACGGTCAATCTGGGGGAGTCCCGGAGTTACCCGATATTCCTCGGTGA
- the aroB gene encoding 3-dehydroquinate synthase, whose product MRREVTVNLGESRSYPIFLGEGLLPGLGGEIRKRITGGRVLVVTNPTVWNLWGREVRFSLAEAGLAVHLAEIPDGEEHKTLETAARLYDRAFEAGLDRSSAVVALGGGVVGDIGGFVAATYMRGVAFVQVPTTLLAQVDSSVGGKVAVNHPRGKNIIGAFYQPVLVLADVGTLRTLPSRELRAGIAEVIKYGVISDAGFFGWLEDNLERLLEGETQALTYAVEMSCRIKARVVEADETEQGRRRALNYGHTFGHALEALSGYRAYVHGEAVAVGMVAAAKLSVFLGLLDQASYGRIERLVRRAGLPADIPESLSFEAVWDSMQRDKKTRDGRVVFVLPESIGRVGFYADLPHTLLRRVLSREGDSP is encoded by the coding sequence TTGAGGCGGGAAGTGACGGTCAATCTGGGGGAGTCCCGGAGTTACCCGATATTCCTCGGTGAAGGGCTTTTACCCGGCCTGGGCGGCGAAATCCGAAAGCGGATCACCGGCGGGCGGGTGCTGGTGGTGACCAATCCCACGGTCTGGAACCTGTGGGGGCGCGAGGTCCGCTTTAGCCTCGCCGAGGCGGGACTGGCGGTGCACCTGGCGGAGATTCCGGACGGGGAGGAGCACAAGACGCTCGAGACCGCGGCCCGTTTGTACGACCGGGCGTTTGAGGCCGGGCTCGACCGGAGCTCCGCCGTGGTCGCCCTGGGGGGCGGCGTGGTCGGAGATATCGGCGGTTTCGTGGCGGCGACTTACATGCGCGGGGTGGCTTTCGTCCAGGTGCCGACCACGCTGCTGGCCCAGGTGGACAGCAGCGTGGGCGGCAAGGTGGCCGTGAATCACCCCCGCGGAAAGAACATTATCGGGGCTTTCTACCAGCCGGTGCTGGTGCTGGCCGACGTGGGCACCCTGCGCACTCTCCCCTCGCGGGAGTTGCGGGCCGGGATCGCGGAAGTGATCAAGTACGGGGTGATCAGTGACGCCGGTTTTTTCGGCTGGCTCGAGGACAACCTGGAACGGCTCCTGGAAGGGGAGACCCAAGCACTGACGTATGCGGTGGAGATGTCCTGCCGGATCAAGGCCCGGGTGGTCGAGGCCGACGAGACCGAGCAGGGCCGGCGCCGGGCCTTGAACTACGGCCATACTTTCGGGCACGCCCTGGAGGCCTTAAGCGGTTACCGGGCCTACGTGCACGGAGAGGCGGTAGCCGTGGGCATGGTGGCCGCCGCAAAGCTCTCGGTGTTCCTTGGACTGTTGGACCAGGCGTCGTACGGGCGCATCGAACGGCTCGTCCGCCGGGCCGGGCTGCCGGCGGACATTCCGGAGAGCCTGTCTTTCGAAGCAGTATGGGACTCCATGCAGCGTGACAAGAAGACGCGGGACGGGCGGGTAGTGTTCGTGCTGCCCGAGTCGATCGGCCGCGTGGGGTTTTATGCGGACCTGCCGCACACCCTGCTGCGGCGCGTGTTGTCCCGTGAGGGGGATAGCCCGTGA
- a CDS encoding ATPase, T2SS/T4P/T4SS family — MRTEAGRRLLGEILLEKRVITAQALEEALDIQRTTGERLGRVLVHLGYVSEHALVEALAGQLAIPHVYLDGLPIDPELVRSVPEKLIRRHKAVALHRDGNRLRVAMSDPVNVTAVDDLRLVSGCEIDPVLAPESELDLVIRKYVGFPELEESVGAQVDVEVVRSEVVSLNPGEPMDDEAPVVRVVNSVIMQAIRDAASDLHVEHLEEQVRVRYRVDGLLRDLTVLPPKFRHPLVSRLKIMARLDIAEKRVPQDGRFQVRYRGREIDFRVSTMPTVFGEKVVIRVLDKAGMITSVDELGFSAVNRLRLDRILRHPYGMVLITGPTGSGKTTTLYAILNEMNSPSLNVITIEDPVEYILPGVNQIPINPRAGLTFARGLRSILRQDPDIVMVGEIRDAETAQIAVRAATTGHLVLSTLHTKTAVGSLSRLVDIGIEPFLVASSVMGVVAQRLARVICPRCRESYRAAPDVLESFKGHTAEEFVTLQRGSGCTHCSRTGYRGRTAIGEVLPMSAVLRQMVCERAGEEDLESQAVREGLILMKDDGLEKVRRGITTVSEIVRVAYAD, encoded by the coding sequence GTGAGGACGGAGGCCGGCCGGAGACTCCTCGGGGAAATCTTGCTTGAGAAGCGGGTGATCACTGCCCAAGCCCTGGAGGAAGCCCTGGATATTCAAAGGACCACCGGGGAGCGCCTGGGCCGGGTGCTGGTGCACCTGGGCTACGTTAGTGAGCATGCCCTGGTCGAGGCGCTCGCCGGTCAGTTGGCCATACCGCACGTTTATCTTGACGGCCTGCCGATTGACCCGGAGCTCGTCCGGAGTGTGCCGGAAAAGCTCATCCGCCGTCACAAAGCGGTGGCGCTGCACCGGGACGGCAATCGGCTGCGGGTGGCGATGTCGGACCCCGTGAACGTGACCGCCGTTGACGACCTGCGCTTGGTTTCGGGGTGTGAGATTGATCCGGTGCTGGCGCCGGAATCCGAGTTGGATTTGGTCATTAGAAAGTATGTGGGGTTCCCCGAACTGGAGGAATCCGTCGGGGCGCAGGTCGACGTCGAGGTGGTGCGCTCCGAAGTGGTGAGCCTCAATCCGGGGGAACCGATGGATGACGAAGCGCCGGTCGTCCGGGTGGTCAATTCGGTCATTATGCAGGCGATACGTGATGCGGCCAGCGACCTGCACGTGGAGCACCTTGAAGAACAGGTCCGCGTACGGTACCGGGTCGACGGCCTGCTGCGCGACCTTACCGTTTTGCCGCCGAAGTTCCGTCACCCGTTGGTTTCACGGCTGAAGATAATGGCGCGGCTCGACATCGCCGAGAAACGCGTGCCGCAGGACGGCCGCTTTCAAGTCCGGTACCGCGGCCGGGAAATAGACTTCCGGGTGTCCACAATGCCGACCGTGTTCGGCGAAAAGGTGGTCATCCGGGTTTTGGACAAGGCCGGGATGATCACGTCGGTGGATGAGCTGGGCTTTTCCGCCGTTAATCGCCTGCGCCTGGACCGGATACTCCGCCACCCGTACGGGATGGTGCTGATCACCGGCCCCACCGGGAGCGGGAAGACCACCACGTTGTACGCCATCCTGAATGAAATGAACTCCCCATCGCTGAACGTAATCACGATCGAGGACCCGGTGGAGTACATTCTGCCGGGGGTCAACCAGATCCCCATCAACCCCCGGGCCGGGCTGACTTTTGCGCGCGGGCTGCGGTCCATTCTGCGCCAGGATCCCGACATCGTTATGGTGGGCGAAATCAGAGACGCGGAAACGGCACAAATCGCGGTACGCGCGGCCACCACCGGACATCTCGTGCTTTCCACCCTGCATACCAAGACGGCCGTCGGCTCTTTGTCCCGGCTGGTGGACATCGGCATTGAGCCCTTTCTGGTCGCCTCCAGCGTGATGGGCGTGGTGGCGCAACGCCTGGCAAGGGTAATCTGCCCCCGCTGCCGCGAGAGCTACCGCGCGGCCCCGGACGTACTGGAGAGCTTTAAGGGACACACTGCCGAAGAATTTGTAACCCTGCAACGGGGGAGCGGCTGCACCCATTGCAGCCGGACGGGGTACCGCGGCCGAACCGCCATCGGCGAGGTGTTGCCCATGTCGGCCGTCCTCCGGCAGATGGTGTGTGAGCGTGCCGGCGAGGAGGACCTCGAAAGCCAGGCCGTCCGGGAGGGGTTAATTCTAATGAAGGATGACGGCCTGGAAAAAGTGCGCCGCGGAATCACCACCGTAAGCGAAATTGTGCGGGTAGCCTACGCCGATTAG
- a CDS encoding type II secretion system F family protein: MVSDFLKKGVILLVFAYRARDRQGRRLTGYVEAEDTAAAAASLWAREFIVVDLKVASGKKRDAVRAFRFTRAKVPARELALFSRQSAALLDAGVPVLRALRFLGSASRNRVLREALEEVAAAVERGSSLTGAFRRHPGVFPPVFTSLVEAGELGGHLHAVLERLSIHYEREHLFREKMRSVLTYPLIVLSIAALAVGVLTTFVIPTMAGFLMQTGMPLPPVTESVLTVSRAANQYWYLVFGSLAVLAAGLRRVVDTPRGREFRDRLLLRMPIFGRLIRNIIAARFCRTFAGLTRSGVPILQAMDVVAKTVGNAGVARAVEEAAAGIGRGDGIAGRLEQSRQFPVMVTQMMAVGEETGAWDTLLEKVAVYYEHEVDQTVSRLSSTLEPVLILVVGGVVGLVIMAVLLPLLDVISSIQ; encoded by the coding sequence GTGGTTTCCGACTTCCTCAAAAAGGGGGTTATTCTCCTGGTATTCGCCTACCGGGCGCGTGACCGCCAGGGACGCCGCCTGACCGGTTACGTGGAAGCGGAGGACACAGCCGCCGCGGCGGCCTCCCTATGGGCCAGGGAGTTCATTGTGGTCGACTTGAAAGTCGCTTCCGGAAAAAAAAGGGATGCGGTCCGGGCGTTTCGGTTCACGCGGGCGAAGGTGCCGGCCCGGGAACTGGCCCTGTTTTCCCGGCAGTCAGCCGCGTTGCTCGACGCCGGTGTGCCGGTATTAAGGGCGCTCCGGTTTTTGGGCTCCGCCTCCCGCAACCGTGTTTTGCGCGAGGCGCTCGAAGAGGTGGCCGCGGCCGTCGAACGCGGTTCTTCCCTGACGGGAGCGTTCCGGCGTCACCCCGGTGTTTTCCCGCCCGTTTTCACCAGTCTGGTGGAGGCCGGGGAATTGGGAGGCCATCTTCACGCCGTGCTGGAGCGGCTGTCCATACACTACGAGAGGGAACATCTGTTCCGTGAAAAGATGCGCTCGGTTCTGACCTATCCGCTGATTGTATTGAGCATCGCCGCTTTAGCGGTGGGGGTGCTCACGACTTTTGTGATTCCGACAATGGCGGGCTTTTTGATGCAGACCGGAATGCCGCTGCCGCCCGTAACCGAGAGTGTGCTGACGGTCAGCCGGGCGGCCAACCAATACTGGTACCTGGTTTTCGGGAGCCTGGCGGTCCTGGCGGCCGGCCTGAGGCGCGTGGTGGATACACCCCGGGGCCGGGAGTTCCGGGACCGCCTTCTCCTGCGGATGCCCATCTTTGGCCGTCTGATCAGAAACATCATTGCCGCGCGGTTTTGCCGGACGTTCGCCGGCCTCACCCGCAGCGGGGTGCCGATTCTACAGGCCATGGACGTGGTGGCCAAAACGGTGGGCAACGCCGGGGTGGCCCGGGCGGTTGAGGAGGCGGCGGCCGGTATCGGCCGTGGGGACGGGATCGCGGGCCGGCTCGAGCAAAGCCGGCAGTTCCCGGTTATGGTCACGCAGATGATGGCCGTGGGGGAGGAAACCGGCGCCTGGGACACCCTGTTGGAAAAGGTGGCGGTCTACTACGAGCACGAAGTCGACCAGACTGTTTCCAGGCTCTCCTCCACGCTGGAACCGGTCCTGATCCTGGTGGTGGGGGGAGTAGTCGGTCTCGTCATCATGGCGGTCCTGCTGCCGCTTCTAGATGTGATTTCCAGCATCCAGTAA
- a CDS encoding prepilin-type N-terminal cleavage/methylation domain-containing protein has protein sequence MAITSLLRSAASGRRGFTLVEVLLVIIILGIITVIALPRFVGHTDRARTSVVLAELQSMKTVVELHFAEAGRLPAASVSDQPGTVRRVMNDGGLNWGGPAGLGNAWGNPYHYATSGTRYIVYTQDNSGAPGVFFFVTDAHPPGTGPKPASYDLAGPVPSRS, from the coding sequence ATGGCGATAACAAGCCTGCTCCGGAGCGCCGCGTCCGGACGGCGCGGTTTCACCCTCGTGGAAGTCCTGCTGGTGATAATCATTCTCGGCATCATCACCGTCATCGCTCTGCCCCGGTTTGTCGGACACACCGACCGGGCGCGGACGAGCGTGGTATTGGCCGAATTGCAGTCTATGAAGACGGTGGTGGAACTCCATTTCGCGGAGGCGGGCCGCCTGCCGGCGGCGAGTGTCAGCGACCAGCCCGGCACCGTGCGGAGGGTGATGAATGACGGCGGCCTCAACTGGGGCGGTCCGGCGGGGCTCGGGAATGCGTGGGGCAACCCTTACCACTACGCCACCTCCGGGACGCGCTATATCGTCTACACCCAAGACAATTCCGGTGCTCCCGGCGTATTTTTCTTCGTGACGGACGCCCACCCGCCGGGTACGGGGCCTAAGCCCGCGAGCTACGATTTGGCCGGTCCCGTGCCGAGCCGGTCTTAG
- a CDS encoding GspH/FimT family pseudopilin, translating into MAVRPRVRPRAGFTLVELVVVMVIAVVLLGLTVPGFVKVIARYQSESAARRMVADLRETRELARMENTSYEIQFFTAADRYHVKRFDSLTARQRVPLPGPVDLEHAGFGASGSVLRFNAHGEPNWNGTVTLKNRVTGERRYVIVSKSGRVRVSDVSAAE; encoded by the coding sequence GTGGCGGTGAGGCCGCGGGTAAGACCTCGAGCGGGTTTCACCCTGGTGGAACTGGTGGTGGTGATGGTTATCGCCGTCGTGCTGCTGGGGCTGACGGTGCCGGGTTTCGTCAAGGTCATCGCCCGGTACCAGTCCGAGAGCGCGGCGCGGCGCATGGTCGCCGATCTGCGGGAGACCCGGGAGCTGGCCCGGATGGAAAACACCAGCTACGAGATCCAGTTCTTCACTGCCGCGGACCGGTACCACGTCAAACGGTTCGACAGCCTGACTGCAAGGCAAAGGGTACCGCTGCCCGGGCCGGTGGACCTGGAACACGCCGGTTTCGGAGCGTCGGGTAGCGTCCTGCGGTTTAACGCCCACGGGGAGCCCAATTGGAACGGGACGGTAACGCTCAAAAACCGGGTGACCGGGGAGAGACGGTACGTGATTGTGAGCAAAAGCGGCCGGGTGCGGGTCAGTGATGTATCGGCGGCGGAGTGA
- a CDS encoding prepilin-type N-terminal cleavage/methylation domain-containing protein, with protein sequence MYRRRSERGLHRRQAGLTLLEVLLAAFILGLAGVAVSSLLMVSAQLQSEARHHVEALRAAESLLEAYKARPYEDIVPPGERVDDRVVVEVGERGGLKVVTVTVFYPAGESVKSVSLTLERGPR encoded by the coding sequence ATGTATCGGCGGCGGAGTGAACGGGGGCTCCACCGCCGTCAGGCCGGCTTGACCCTGCTGGAGGTCCTGCTGGCGGCGTTTATCCTGGGTCTGGCGGGCGTTGCGGTTTCAAGCCTGCTGATGGTCAGCGCCCAACTCCAGTCTGAGGCCCGCCATCATGTGGAGGCCCTGCGGGCGGCGGAATCGCTGTTGGAGGCGTACAAAGCCCGGCCTTATGAAGATATTGTTCCGCCTGGAGAAAGGGTTGACGACCGGGTGGTGGTGGAAGTGGGCGAACGCGGCGGCCTCAAGGTGGTTACGGTGACGGTTTTCTATCCGGCGGGGGAAAGCGTGAAGTCCGTCTCGCTGACCCTGGAGCGCGGACCCCGGTGA
- a CDS encoding prepilin-type N-terminal cleavage/methylation domain-containing protein yields the protein MRGIFILPMVPLERQGCLLENNRRVRFRAGRPTVRRRFPACDRGVTLVEALVAALLLALVMVAVLGLYGRAVVYLQRAQTAADLEDHVRVSLNTLGSDLRNARTLNWLTGPPARIQPNTAADLFELAVPRRAIPWETESIRYSWAPTGTGDTRNVLRRQVGSAVPQPIAHHIVGVEIDLETGNGLGDRGLVLVTLRAERDYGGRPVEAEATGRFQMRVVD from the coding sequence GTGAGGGGTATTTTCATTCTGCCGATGGTGCCGCTAGAGCGGCAAGGGTGTCTACTCGAAAACAATCGCAGGGTGCGCTTCCGGGCGGGGCGGCCGACGGTCCGAAGGCGGTTTCCGGCCTGTGACCGCGGCGTGACGCTCGTGGAAGCGCTGGTTGCGGCCCTGCTGCTGGCGCTGGTGATGGTTGCGGTTCTGGGGCTGTACGGCCGGGCGGTCGTTTATCTCCAGCGCGCCCAAACAGCCGCCGACCTGGAGGACCACGTGCGGGTTTCCCTGAACACCCTGGGGTCCGACCTCCGGAACGCCCGCACTTTGAACTGGCTGACCGGGCCCCCGGCCCGGATCCAGCCCAATACGGCGGCTGACCTCTTCGAATTGGCCGTGCCCCGGAGAGCAATACCCTGGGAAACAGAGAGCATTCGTTACTCTTGGGCGCCAACGGGTACCGGCGATACCAGAAACGTGCTGCGGCGCCAGGTTGGTTCGGCTGTTCCCCAGCCCATTGCCCACCACATCGTGGGCGTCGAGATTGATCTGGAAACCGGAAACGGGCTGGGGGACCGGGGATTGGTGCTGGTAACCCTGCGGGCGGAAAGGGATTACGGAGGGAGGCCGGTAGAGGCGGAGGCGACCGGCAGGTTCCAAATGCGGGTGGTGGACTGA
- the pilM gene encoding type IV pilus assembly protein PilM yields the protein MARFWKAFRFGARANRVCTGVDLGTHEIKVVRMAHNGSRPAVLGWAAVPSPAGAEPDGPNRPETAAALEEALQAAGAVEGADGLVTAIGGGRVITRNILLPAMPERELETAVQWEAERHIPVPLDQLVIRHVNLGEVVTEGTTRLHVLLVGAPRKLVRDYAALFREAGRELSAVDLQCLALWRLFFGFQPEKIGPETVALLDIGANHTELVIVQDGSYCGSRSLPGGAGNLSGALYSLSGTGPAADCEPGENREVQRRGGASWRETGPEYAAGAFGAHLLPNIRRSLEWYQSRNRGRRVERLIVSGGGSRKDGVTGYLAGQLSLPVDTGRAPVSFPGAQEAAFDPKFAVAAGLALWEMVR from the coding sequence ATGGCGCGGTTCTGGAAAGCTTTCCGGTTTGGGGCCCGAGCAAACCGAGTATGCACCGGCGTGGACCTGGGCACCCACGAGATCAAGGTGGTTCGGATGGCGCACAACGGCAGCCGTCCGGCGGTGCTGGGGTGGGCGGCGGTTCCCAGCCCGGCCGGCGCCGAACCGGACGGGCCGAACCGGCCGGAGACGGCCGCAGCCCTCGAGGAGGCCCTGCAAGCCGCCGGCGCGGTTGAGGGCGCGGACGGGTTGGTAACCGCGATCGGCGGCGGGCGGGTGATCACCCGGAACATTCTGCTGCCCGCAATGCCGGAAAGGGAGCTTGAGACCGCCGTACAGTGGGAAGCGGAGCGGCACATCCCCGTGCCCCTGGATCAGTTGGTCATTCGGCACGTAAACCTGGGGGAAGTGGTGACGGAGGGGACGACCCGGCTTCACGTCCTCCTGGTGGGAGCACCCCGGAAGTTGGTCCGGGACTACGCCGCCCTCTTCCGGGAGGCGGGGCGGGAGTTGAGCGCCGTGGATTTGCAGTGCCTGGCCCTGTGGCGGTTGTTTTTCGGCTTCCAACCGGAGAAGATTGGGCCCGAAACGGTGGCGCTGCTGGATATTGGGGCCAACCACACGGAACTGGTGATAGTTCAAGACGGTTCTTATTGTGGTTCTCGTTCCCTGCCGGGCGGCGCCGGCAACTTGTCCGGGGCTTTGTATTCCCTTTCGGGGACCGGCCCCGCGGCGGACTGCGAACCGGGCGAAAACCGGGAGGTCCAGCGCCGCGGCGGGGCCTCATGGCGGGAAACCGGGCCGGAGTACGCCGCGGGGGCTTTTGGCGCCCACCTCCTGCCCAATATCAGGCGCTCCCTGGAATGGTATCAGAGCCGGAACCGGGGACGCCGCGTGGAACGGCTCATTGTTTCCGGGGGCGGCAGCCGGAAAGACGGCGTGACCGGCTACCTCGCCGGGCAATTGTCGCTCCCGGTCGATACCGGCCGGGCACCGGTTTCGTTTCCCGGTGCCCAGGAAGCGGCGTTCGACCCGAAGTTCGCGGTGGCGGCGGGGCTGGCGCTGTGGGAGATGGTGCGCTGA
- the pilO gene encoding type 4a pilus biogenesis protein PilO, which translates to MFFVVYVFTPQSTRFLETRRDIRGLERELAAAGEVLAAEAVHRAALEKTEAELGRLRGRFSADVTDGKMMAEIGFKAAAAGVDVVNFQPREVLQSEHLRQFPVEIGVRGRFSEVATFMELLRSLSNPAEIREFAIRGEREPEHGRVWADFLLVLYSENNPARAAKGPDGLLSGEVLYSENNPARAGDFGAGESVPRHNPFEPSVLAADADHGPQEPFAVNRPPFALPETGVK; encoded by the coding sequence GTGTTTTTTGTGGTGTACGTGTTCACACCGCAGTCGACCCGGTTTTTGGAAACCCGGCGCGACATCCGGGGCTTGGAACGCGAGTTGGCGGCGGCCGGGGAGGTCCTGGCCGCGGAGGCGGTCCACCGGGCCGCGCTTGAGAAGACCGAGGCGGAACTCGGCCGCTTGCGGGGACGGTTTTCGGCCGACGTCACCGACGGAAAGATGATGGCTGAAATCGGGTTCAAGGCGGCCGCCGCCGGGGTGGACGTTGTGAACTTTCAGCCCCGGGAGGTGCTCCAAAGTGAACACCTGCGGCAATTTCCCGTTGAGATCGGGGTGCGGGGCCGCTTTTCGGAGGTGGCGACCTTTATGGAACTGCTCCGGAGTCTCTCGAACCCGGCAGAAATCCGCGAGTTCGCCATCCGTGGGGAGCGAGAACCGGAACACGGGCGGGTGTGGGCTGACTTCCTGCTGGTACTGTATTCAGAGAATAACCCCGCTCGCGCCGCCAAAGGCCCGGACGGTCTCCTCAGCGGTGAGGTACTGTATTCAGAGAATAACCCCGCTCGCGCCGGTGACTTTGGTGCCGGGGAAAGTGTGCCGCGGCACAATCCGTTTGAACCGTCGGTTTTGGCGGCCGATGCCGACCACGGCCCTCAGGAGCCCTTCGCCGTGAACCGGCCGCCTTTTGCGCTTCCTGAAACGGGAGTCAAGTAA